One Natrinema sp. DC36 genomic window, ATCCGCGAACCCGGCGTGCATTGAACGAGGAGATAGACATCCGATTCGTCAGGGTGGGCTCGATCTACGAGGTCATTAGCGAGAGCGGGAACACCTACACGGTCGATGTTGAGGCAGGGACGTGTACCTGCCCAGATTATGAACAACGCCAGCCCACTGATGGTTGCAAGCATCTCAGACGTGTTGATCTTGAGATCCGAACTGGGATCACCCCCGCTCCGAATGGGACGTTCAATCGATGACGGTAGTTGGCGGCATTATTTCTCTATCCAATACTGACAATGAAAGCATCATTCAGTACAGGTCAAGAGGTAACGGAGCAATGAGCGATCTATCCAAGAGATAATAGAATTACATGCTGAATACGGAGGTCAAGATACCATCATGCTATTGAGGAATATCCTTCTTCGAATCCCCAAATGCTTGCCCAGATCATACCAATGCCCAGAAGGGTGAGGAGATTGATAAAGCCTAATCCCCATTCTGTCAATATCCCGCTCCCTAAGGCACCTAAACCCAGTGAAATCAATCCTAGGATAATTGTGAGGACACCTGTTCCTAGTTGCATACTGGAATCGGTTTGTTGACCGAGGAAGGCCTGCGGCCCACCGAATCCTACAATGAGGTAGATCGCGATTCCAGCGGGGGTCACTGCCAATAATGTTGCTGTATTTGTGACGGCGCTAATCGCACCGTTGATTGTGAGACTTGCTATAACACAAACGAGAGAAACATATGAGAACTTCATATTGTTCGACATCATGCATCAGATATTAGTCTTGTGTGGCCTGTAGCCCCTGTGGTCAGAGAGAGATCCAGTGACGAGACCCGGTCTGGTGATCTTCTCGTCCCTGAATTCACGTGGTTAGGCACGGCCCAGAGATTATATTCATCAGCGCGATCACTCACGAACGAACCGTTAGGTAGGCACACATGACATCCTCCCCGGCGTTTACGCCGGGGTTTCCTCGCGCTGGGAGTCTCGGCTATGCCGAGTCCACGGAGGCAACTTGCGGGTTCGTGTGCTCCTCGTTGGAACGGGGAGAGCGTGGTGACTCCAGCCATTCGTGACTGTCCCACTTGAGGCACACAGGCCGTGCCATCGGCCGTGCTACGTCTGTTTCGTGCCGCCTCAGGAACGTCTCGCTTGCCGAAAGGTCTGCGTGGCCCTCGAAGCCGCAGGTGCAGGTCAACGTGTCCTGGTGTCGCGTCGTGTCCTCGGTCGAACCGCAGTTCGGACACGTCTGTGAGGTCCATGCTTCCGTTCGAATCTCGACGGTGATACCGTACTCCTCGCCGGTGCAACTGAGCCGCTTGATGAACCGCCGGAACGCCCAGAAGTTGTGCAACTTGGCGTTCGTCCGAACCGACCAGTGCGTCTCAAGTACGTCGGTAAGATCGCCGACATACACTGTCGAAACGCCCTCGTCGTACAGCCGTTCGATCAAGTCGCGAGCGATCTCGTCCATTGCGTGGTTGCGCCGTCGCGTCCGGCGTCGATACAGTGAGTTGATTTGCTTCGAACTGTACCGGCCTTCGCGGAGCTTCGATTGCAGTTCTGCGATCCGTTGCGTATTCTCGCGGAACCGCTTGAACAGGTCGCGACCTTCGTACAGGTACTGTTCGCCAGTCGAAACCGTACAGGCGACGATATTGTTTGCGCCGATGTCCAGAGCGGCGGTTTCGTCCGCCAGTGGGTGTGCCAGTCGAGAATTGTCGATAGTGACTGGCTGAAAAGCCCTGAATGTCTCGCTCACATCGTCGTAATACAGTTCCAACCGGCCCTGTTTGTCGTACTCTTTCCAATTGGGTTCGCCGCGAACCTTGAGCCGGAGACGCTCGCGGTATCCAAGACCGTACTCCTCTTTCAGGTCTTGGCCGACAAGAAGTTCGAGACGGGAGTGTTCGCCCCATTCGACCGAGTACGAGGTGTTTCGGATGTACGTTCGCAGGTCGCGTCCCTCGTCTTGGTTGCCCCAGAAGCCGGGCTTGCCGTTGGCTTCGTCCTTTTCTCTGAGTGCGAAGAACGAGCGCCACGCTTCGCGGTTCTTTCGTTCGATCTGCTGAACAGTCGACGCGCCGAGCGTACCGCCGTACCGACCGCGGTACTCGTCGATCTCCCAAACGTCGCCATCCGGGTCGTCGAAATTGGTACGGCGCTGATAATTGATCTCGTTCCAGAGAGCGGCTGAAGCGTCCAACAGTCGATGAAGCAACTCCTCGTCCTCGTCGGACTGGGGAACTACTTCGAACTCGTTGGTGCGCTTCATCGCTACTTCTGTGTACGAGCGTAACTAACATAAACCTACGGATTCTCGTAGACACTGTGTCGAACCACGTTAACATCGAAGTCCCTGACGACGAACAGTACGAGCGCATCAAACGCGTGAAAAACGAACACGGTCTGACGTGGCGAGGGATGTTGATCCACGCCGCTGACGACTTGGAGACTCCATCTGGGGAGTAACCGGTGGTTCGCGTAGTCGAGTGGCGCGATTCACTCCCGTCCTCAGAACGCGAAGCGTTCTGATGTGCGAACGAGACGCTTCGCGTCTCGTCAACGCCGTAAACGGCGGGACTCTCTCGCTGTTTTAGGTAGTTGTCGTTCAGCACAGGGGCTGTACTTATCGCGGGTTTTACGATTCATTCTAAAAATAGAGAGAGCATGCTACTATCTCCTGATAACTACTCGATCAGAATAGTGAATTCGTCGTCAAGTTCAACCGTAACAGTGTATCCAGCATACGGAAACTCGATCGTCTAGGTTCTATCATCAATTGAGAGGTGAACAATTGGAGGGTTATACGATCCAAATGCCCCATCTAAATAGACGTTCATTGATTATCATCGTAGAAATATTGAAGACGTTCCAATTGATACTGTGTAGTATGAGTCCAAGACTCACGCTCGAACCGGTTGACACTGTCCCCTCAGACTCCCAAGTATGCCACTACGACGAACTGAGTGAAGACGCGAAAGAAGAACTCCCTCTCCTCACAGTCTCTGATGATGTCTGTGTCGATGGATCAATTGCAAACGGGTTCCAGAACTGTGATCTCGTGAAGTATACCGACTACTACGAGGTCTCTGTTATCTAATCGATAAACTGTTCCTTCCACTTCTGTCTGTCCTCAATCGTCTCCTCCCCCTTATCTGCAATTGCGTAGTAGTTCGTTCGCCTGTCGAGTTGTCCTTTCTCAACCAACTCCTTGTTGACGAGCGTATCGAGATTGGGATAGAGCCGTCCATGATTGATATCGGCGTTGTAGTACTGTTCAACTTCTTCTTTGACGTCCTGGCCTGATGGTTGGTCTGCGCCTGCGATGACATACAACAAGTCGCGTTGGAATCCTGTGAGGTCGTCCATTTTGTCGGGTTCCATTGAGGATAGTGTTTGCTATCCATCCGATATCATATTGTAAGCCCCACTGTAGTTACCGAATCGCCCGATTCGGTTTCAGGAATTTTCTGAATAAAGAGACCGAACTACTATCTACTGATAAACTGCGGGTTGAACTGGTCGTTCGCTCGAGATGGTTTATCGCCCCAGGAGGGGTGCGGGGGTTCGACTGAAGCCCACCGCAGCAATCCATGCGAACAACTGATGTAGCAACAGCGTCGCCAGACGCGGAAACGACCCGATACCTGGAGCGAGGTATCGGCAGATGACCGAGCGCAACGCGTGTCGAATGTCGAGTTGTTCGGCACTCATTCGTGATTGGGCAGGATCCGCTGGCCAGTTCTGCTCGGACAATTGTGAAGTCCGGTACAAACACCTGCAGGCGGACGCTCGAGACGCGGCTCAGGAGGCTGTAGCCTGATGCTCGAGCAGATCGACCACCGTGGCAAGCGTTTCACGATCGATGACGACGATATCGTCGACGACGAGAGAATTGACCGCTGTCGTCGGACAGACGCTCTCGAACGGCAGGCCCAGAGAGAGAGTGCCGTGAACTCGAGCGGGCGAAAACGGTCGCTGGTCCAACTGGTGCAAATCCTGACGTCGAGGTGATCGACCGATGACGCCAGACGAGCCGATCCACAGGACGTCCCTGAGTTCGACCAAGCTCCCGGTGTCGACGATCTGGTTCCCGACTCGGCGTACGGTGATCAGAGATGTCACCCAAAACGTGGCGCCGTGGATGGTGGTCAGATTCCCGTCGACGATCTGCATGAGGTACTCCTCGAGGCCGAACAGACTCTGAGAGAGATCGACGTACAACTTCCTGAGCCACTGATGCTCGACAGGTCACTCACCAAACTGAGCGCTACTGCAGACGCGTATGCTCGGCTCGATTCTGAGCACCGCAACGGTGGAGACTAGGTCGCCGTACGTAGCGTATCCGCTCGTCGAAGGTAGATCCCTGTCTCTCCCCCGGGGCTTGGTCCTCTTCGACAGTTCTGCAGAAGAGCGACTGAATTAACCAACACTCCGGACTGTTTCCTACACAGTGTTGGTTAACGCTGTGCTAACTGAATTCCTTCACTCGACCCCTACTCGCCGCCTAGTACCTCGTCACAACGCCGGCGGAGTGACCCCAACACCCTTTACTGGTTCGCTGTAAACTGTAATCAAGAACGACCCGTGTCACGTACTCCTAATCGCACCGACGGCGACATCGTCCGGAACTTCCTCTCGGTCGCCGATCTCCTCGAAGAGCCACAGCTCGCCCAGCTGTACGCGTATCTCACCCGGGAGGGCGAGGCGACCGTCCAAGACGTGATGGACGACCTCGAGCTCGCCCAGGGGACCGCCTACAGCTACGTCAACCGGCTCGTCGACGCCGGCGTCATCGACGTCACCGACGACGAACAGCCCCGGCGATACGTCGCCCGGGAGATTGACCTGACCGTGACGACGGCTGCCGGCGACCGCGAGTACACGATCACGCCGGCGTTCATCGATGCAGTTGGCCGCCGCGAGACGAGCGCCGACATCGACACCTACATCGACCGCCACGGCGTCGCCGGCCTCGCAACGGCGCTCACCTACGCGGTTGCTCGGGAGCGCGGCGAGGTAACCCACCGGCTGATGGCGGAGGAGCTGGACATCTCGGCGCTGGCTGCGGAGATTATTCTGCAGGCGCTCCGGCCCGTCGTCCACGAGCACTACGACATCGAGGCAGAAGGGGCGTCGCTCGATGAGTTGGACATCGACGACGGTGACTCGATGACTGTCAACACCACTGACGGAGATAACCGATAACTAGGCCATCCCACACAATCGACGATGAGACCTGATCTCGACGGTTGAGAAACGGTTAACGGGCGGCGTGAGAAAGTCGGATACGTGACTGACGATCTCGCGTATCCCTCTGTCGAACTTATTCTGGATCTCCACGACCAGATCGTGGCAGAAGGCGACACCACGGAACCAGGAGTTCGGTCAGAAGACGTGATTTCCTCAGCGTTGCAGTATATCTCGGAGGGGTTTTTCGGGGAGGTGCCCGAGACGATCCATGACAAAGCTGTCCATCTGATGCGACTGCTCGTTGCGGAGCATCCATTCGTCGATGGGAACAAACGAACAGCGCTCCGAACGGTGGTCGTTTTCTATATGACGAACGGGTACAGGTTCGAGTACAGTGATGAAATCAGGGCCCTTTTGCACCGCTTCGCAACTGACGAAGCCGCGGTCGACATAGAGACTGCAGTCATCTACTTCCGGGCCTGTGCTCGTCGCAACTGATAAAG contains:
- a CDS encoding helix-turn-helix transcriptional regulator; the protein is MDDLTGFQRDLLYVIAGADQPSGQDVKEEVEQYYNADINHGRLYPNLDTLVNKELVEKGQLDRRTNYYAIADKGEETIEDRQKWKEQFID
- a CDS encoding helix-turn-helix domain-containing protein, whose protein sequence is MSRTPNRTDGDIVRNFLSVADLLEEPQLAQLYAYLTREGEATVQDVMDDLELAQGTAYSYVNRLVDAGVIDVTDDEQPRRYVAREIDLTVTTAAGDREYTITPAFIDAVGRRETSADIDTYIDRHGVAGLATALTYAVARERGEVTHRLMAEELDISALAAEIILQALRPVVHEHYDIEAEGASLDELDIDDGDSMTVNTTDGDNR
- a CDS encoding transposase, coding for MKRTNEFEVVPQSDEDEELLHRLLDASAALWNEINYQRRTNFDDPDGDVWEIDEYRGRYGGTLGASTVQQIERKNREAWRSFFALREKDEANGKPGFWGNQDEGRDLRTYIRNTSYSVEWGEHSRLELLVGQDLKEEYGLGYRERLRLKVRGEPNWKEYDKQGRLELYYDDVSETFRAFQPVTIDNSRLAHPLADETAALDIGANNIVACTVSTGEQYLYEGRDLFKRFRENTQRIAELQSKLREGRYSSKQINSLYRRRTRRRNHAMDEIARDLIERLYDEGVSTVYVGDLTDVLETHWSVRTNAKLHNFWAFRRFIKRLSCTGEEYGITVEIRTEAWTSQTCPNCGSTEDTTRHQDTLTCTCGFEGHADLSASETFLRRHETDVARPMARPVCLKWDSHEWLESPRSPRSNEEHTNPQVASVDSA
- a CDS encoding type II toxin-antitoxin system death-on-curing family toxin, with the translated sequence MTDDLAYPSVELILDLHDQIVAEGDTTEPGVRSEDVISSALQYISEGFFGEVPETIHDKAVHLMRLLVAEHPFVDGNKRTALRTVVVFYMTNGYRFEYSDEIRALLHRFATDEAAVDIETAVIYFRACARRN